The DNA window TGAACTAGGAAAGTGTGGAAAGCTCGCATATTCAGCTTTTAATTTCGTTGGACATTAACCCAGTGAGGTTGTCTGCTTTCCGCCTCGTGTGCACTCCACTTCCATCTAATTTTGATAACAGATTTATGATGCACTTCCGCCGCCAGCTCAACTTGACACACTGAGGAGTCTAGCTGGTTTTCTCGGCTCTGCCCTCGATCGCCGGCTTCAGTTTGGTGTTTTATATTCATTAATGAACTTGAACTAACCGATGTCACGGCGCGCTTCCTTGTTTCATTTCCCCTCCCCAGCTTGCCCAACCGACTTGGAATCTCAGCTGCAAATTGGCGCCGCCGACGAATCTCGAGCCCTATACGATGGCTGTCATCACGGAACATGGCGGCACCAAGACCACCTCCTCCccggaaaacaacaacagcatcGGGAACGGAAAGCTCCGGGTCAACGGTCAGCAGCTGAGCACCTCGCTGACCATTCCGGAGTTCTTCGCCCACAAGAACATCTTCGTCACGGGCGGCACTGGATTCCTTGGCACCGTCCTCATAGAGGCTCTTCTGGACACACATCCCGACATCGGAACCATCTATGTCTTGGTCCGCGGCAAGCGCAAGTTCGATCCGAACGAGCGGATTCGTCGACTGCTCCAGAAGCCGGTAAGTCTAGTGTCGTTTTCTTGCCTTTTTTGCTGACTGCTAAAAGGGGGGCAGcaccggccacgccccctgacACGGATCTGCCCCCGACGTGCCGTCTACATGGGCCATCATTAGAGCCAATTACGGGTCTCTTTATGGAGCGCTAATTTGTCAAAGTCGTAACCTCTCCGACCTCTTCCGCTTCAAGCCGGTGGTTTTTATGATCTTTTTTTCGGCTGTTTTGTGTACTAAAAGTTAGTAAAAGGTACTCTTTCTTAAATTTTCTAAAAGATTTTTacaagtttgtttaatttattcattAATTCTTGTTTATATTAGGTCAGTCCATatgtttctttttaaataatgtgTTTCCTAGCAAAGCACTTTTTAATTAACCGAAAATCACAATTAAATTAGAAAGTCATTGCCTTTGAGTTCCACTTACACTCTTTTGAAAGACTTTGCATACCCGAAAAGTATGGTACCTAAATCTTCGCCCCAACAAAGCGAGTCATACCATTATGTTGGCTCTCTCCCTTTGTTTTCTTACGAGCCTCTTCACATAttgttaattatatttttaaacgcaTTTTTAATGGCGTAACAAAAAGCAGCTAACAGCAAACGTTGTTTGCTTTAGAAATTGCTCACTTACGAGTGTTTCccaaaaaggtaaaaataCAGAAGAAAACACTCAACGCTAACAATCATAATTTGTTGGGCACAATGTGGGCGTGGATGGTTCAACACGACCTCCAGACGGCAgtgaaattaatttgcaacATCCGTGTCTACAGGCAGAAAAGTGTACTGCTCAGACCTGCCTTTAAGTAACCTAAATAGATTACTaaactttaattatttgtaaCTAAAAGCCATGAAATCAGTTAGTAGTTATAGTTATTCGCACATAAAAGAAGATACATCCTGTATAGCTGTTTTATACAGAATAATCATCGGGCATtcacattaaatttttattagccTGCAATTTAGAGCCGTAAATtcgattataaatattttattttcctcaTTTATTTGTCCCCTCTTCCCTTACTTTTTAATAGATCTTCGAGAAGTACTCAGAGAAGACTCTGTCCAAGGTGGTCCCTGTGGTGGGCGAGCTGAGTGAACCGAACTTCGGCTTCGGGCCCGAGCTGCTGCAGGAGCTGATCGACCGGGTCAATGTGATCTACCACAGTGCCGCCACCATAAAGTTCAGCTCGCCGCTGCGCACCGCCATTCGCACCAATCTCACGGGAACGATGCGCACCATCGAGCTGGCCAAGCAGGTGAAGCAGCTGGCCGCCTACATCTACTGCTCCACGGCCttctgcaacagcaacaaccgGGGCCTGATTGCCGAGGAGGTGTACAAGTCACAGTTCGATCCCTACGAGATGATGAAGATGGCCGAGGACGACTCCGCCTGGGAGGACTTCACCGACCAGAAGTGCAAGGGCTACATCCGGGATCACCCCAACACGTACACGTTTACCAAGAACCTCTCGGAGAACCTGCTGATGGCCGAGATGTCCGGACTGCCAGCAGCCATAGTTAGGCCATCGATTGGTGGGTTTctcaaataatattaaaggtaCTCTCAACCTATGTCCCAACTCATCCGTGCAGTTTATGGAACCCTGGAGCACCCGATGAAGGGCTGGGTGGGCAATGCGAACTCTGGCCACCTGGGCTTCTTGGCCGGCTTTGTGAAGGGAATTTTCCGTACCATGTGCGGTAATGCTAATGCTGTGATCGACATCATACCCTGTGACTATGTGATCAACTCATCGCTGGTCATGGGCTGGTACGTGGGCACCCGGAAGGTGGAGCAGCCGGAGATCATCCACTGCACCTCGGGGGAGGTGAATCCCCTGAACCTCGCCGAGTTCTGCACGATCATCAACGACAGCGTGGAACGGCATCCGCCCAATAGTTTCGTCTGGAAGCCGGCGACGAAGTTGCGCAATGGCTGGCGCTACAATCTGTTCTTCTATCTGTTCCATCTGCTGCCGGCAATGGTCTTCATCATTCCAGAGAAGCTCTTCGGAATCGGAATGCCGCAGCACACGTAAGTACTACCGATAATTTCAGTCAGTATGTGAAAAGATAAAAGGATACCTagttttaataatacaaaaagcaAGGTTTTTAACTCACCCGAAAAACcacttgggaattataaggaaCCACAAAAAGTACAACTAAGCTGTGATAGCTTTATTGATCCACTTGCTTTTCACCCCTTTCAGAGCCTACGAGTACATGCGTGTGTTCCAAAAGGGAACCAAGGCCTTCGACTACTTCCTGGACAAGGACTTCCGCTACTCGCTGAAGAATGCGCTGCGTATCTCAGCCTTAATACCAGAGAGCGATCGGAAGCGCTATAACTTCGATGCCAGCCAGTGCGATTGGTCGGAGTTCATCGATCGCTGTCTGATAGGCATCCGGCGCTTCTACTTCAAGGAGTCGGCAGTGACCACGGAATGGCACCGCAACTATTGGAAGGTGTACGTATGGAGGGTTTACCTTTCCAAAGCCAGTTCCTAACCCTTTATATTTCCTTAGCTTCAATGTGCTGTACTACGCGGGCTACGTGGTCATCTTCGCCTTCCTGTACTTCGCCTTCACCCTCACTCTGGGCCTCCAGGTGGGACTCACGCTGGCCGTTCTGGTTTGGGGCTTCCTCGTCTGGTTGTAGTCTGCTGTCTGGAGCGTCAGCCGTTGGACTGTGCAATATTCCCGCTCCGAAACCGCCCCCCTCCACAGGGTTGTCCGTTTCCATCCGCAGTTCGTTCTTAGTAGGGTATCatgtattttacttttaagccTTTCCACACAAGCCAAGTACAAGTCAGACAAGTGTATCATTACAACTATCAATCGAAGCAACACTAGACGCGAATCTATTCACACAGCAATGCAAGAGTAGCCCAAAACTTAGTCACTTTAACTAAACACTAAATGTAAAGCAAATGCAAGTATAGATTGTTGTAGTAATCAACCGGTTTATAGTCAAATAGTCGAAGAATACGAGAACTAAACtttaaatgattaaatatgtaactattattcaaataaatatgacTTTAATGTTAAGGAAAATACAGGTGTTTTCTTGCGTGTAAAATTTACTTGGTAATTCAAGCTGCTCTTAATGGACCCTAAAAAAACGTTGACGAACGGCATTGATCATAAGGAGGTTTGACTGTGCATTGTTTTCGACATTTCTCAGTGGCGACACCAAGCGGCCTTCAAGGGACTTAATTTTGTCTGCATCATTTAGTCTGAGAGAGTACCGCTAGAGGGCGCTGCGTACGAAACGAAGAGCTTCCCTTTTCGGCCACGGTGGcgcttttgtttttacattcattaaataaatgttgcGCAACATGTTGCTTGAATTTCTCGCATCTTTATCTACCCAAGATAGCAACCAATTTAGCTCATTGGCTTACCGTTGACAGCAACCTTATACGATGCATTATAGAAGAAGCAAACTagttatattaattttaaaataaaatataataagattGAGCTGGCGAGAAATGAGTTCACCATTGCCAAACTCCATCCACAAGTTATTTTTTTACTCCCCAAAAACCGCCCGAAAGCAAAACACAAGCACACTTTGTTtgtttcaaacattttaattgaattaattttgtaGTGCATAAGctgctataaataaataattacagtacgttataaaataaaattacaatagCTTCTGCCGCATGGTTCGGTTCGGTTCCGGGAGAAGCGACTTACGTGATAATGATGCCCTACCGAAGGACCCAACCGCCGTCGAGTCCCCTAAGTTAATGTTGTATAGGACTAAAGCTAGGTGTAAATGTTATGcaataatttagaaaattatgTACAGCAAATGGGAATAAATTAGACGTCCAATCGAGTGACGCTTCATGAGCCGTGACTGCTACAGTGATCCATGCTTAATCACATTCACTAACTAGTTTTAGGGCTAGGCTAGGCAACGCTAAGTGTTAGATTACGATTATGACAATGGAAGTATCAGTTTCTGGTTCAGTGGTTGCTGTGCGGGCAGGTGGAGGTAAATGGTGGCAACTGGAATCGTTGCTCGGGTTATGGGCGATCTGATCCGGTGACCTGTCCCCGCAGCCATAACCGGAGCACGAGTCCGAGTCTGAGTTGGGTTCCGATGCCGTTTGTGGGGAAGACGTGCTAGGCATTCACTAAGGACCGGGTTGGGGGCGTGATCTAGAACTGCAGGATCTGGTTGATCCAGTCCCGGAACTCCGAGATGCGGGTGTACACGCCCGGCTGGTTGGCCTCCGCACAGCCGATGCCCCACGAGATGACGCCTCCCAGCTGGAACCGCTTGTCCGCCTCCCTCTGCAGCACCATGGGGCCACCGGAATCGCCTGGTGGAAGGGAAGAGAGAGTGGTTTACAGAAGTTCCGCCAACGTGCGACCATTACTCACCTTCGCAGGAGTCGTAGCCGCCCTTCTTCCAGCCGGCGCAGATGAATATGTGCGGTATGTGCTCGATGTAGCCCGCCGAGCGGTACATGGACTCGCAGATGGTGTTGTTGATCACCGGCACGGCCACCTCCTGCAGCACACTGGGCAGGGGTCCATCCTCGTAGAGGCGGCCCCAGCCGGTGACGAAGGCTGTCTGGCCAATGAAGTTCTCGTCGTTGTCGGGCACGCAGACGGGAATGATGTTGGGCTGGAAGACGACGGGCTCGTAGAACCTGCCGGGAAACGGAAGTTGTACTTAATGCTGTCGTAAAACTGATTACACTGATGATAtggtttcaataaaaaatgtcgtattaaaaatcaaaattaaattcaaaaacataCACGCAAAGAACTAATACCGATAATAATATTGGGTTGGTAAACTTATTAGGTCTTTAGGTCTTCATTTgtctttgaaaattaaataaaatcgaatAGTAGTAAAAATGATAACTATAATTTTGCTCtgtaaaacacaaaaaatgccatgatttaattttaaaattcaaaaatcttaATGCATATAAAATGTCAGGTATTTTGTTAgattaactttaaatatttcagtttattaaaaaaataagttcgtattaaaaaatgtaaatttaacataaattcTTTGGATTTATCACGCTTTTTCTTCAGTATAT is part of the Drosophila biarmipes strain raj3 chromosome 2R, RU_DBia_V1.1, whole genome shotgun sequence genome and encodes:
- the LOC108036533 gene encoding putative fatty acyl-CoA reductase CG8303, giving the protein MAVITEHGGTKTTSSPENNNSIGNGKLRVNGQQLSTSLTIPEFFAHKNIFVTGGTGFLGTVLIEALLDTHPDIGTIYVLVRGKRKFDPNERIRRLLQKPIFEKYSEKTLSKVVPVVGELSEPNFGFGPELLQELIDRVNVIYHSAATIKFSSPLRTAIRTNLTGTMRTIELAKQVKQLAAYIYCSTAFCNSNNRGLIAEEVYKSQFDPYEMMKMAEDDSAWEDFTDQKCKGYIRDHPNTYTFTKNLSENLLMAEMSGLPAAIVRPSIVYGTLEHPMKGWVGNANSGHLGFLAGFVKGIFRTMCGNANAVIDIIPCDYVINSSLVMGWYVGTRKVEQPEIIHCTSGEVNPLNLAEFCTIINDSVERHPPNSFVWKPATKLRNGWRYNLFFYLFHLLPAMVFIIPEKLFGIGMPQHTAYEYMRVFQKGTKAFDYFLDKDFRYSLKNALRISALIPESDRKRYNFDASQCDWSEFIDRCLIGIRRFYFKESAVTTEWHRNYWKVFNVLYYAGYVVIFAFLYFAFTLTLGLQVGLTLAVLVWGFLVWL